A stretch of the Kryptolebias marmoratus isolate JLee-2015 unplaced genomic scaffold, ASM164957v2 Scaffold55, whole genome shotgun sequence genome encodes the following:
- the LOC108228783 gene encoding protein Atg16l2, with protein MDPGGASQRSGRSAETRWRGHIVRQLKHRDRSQNAMFQDLIRFYTQLLEKTNLTKRLLSRRPSAGGGASLSSLLQQNCQLKKTTGELAYQVVELQQQIRSKECVVQEQQARLQEEESRLTGVFDTHRVLRERVEQVEVENRTLKTEYDELLERQRWAESRLREEKVQEEHLLEDMMYMKKQAAALMNTRNERRSRARQATLQKELQTAARSKVTIDSPSSAPTSRSTSPKDGHQDESSRRTRGRLFRSASSPRNLGFFFPSLHLFDRKRRGHSVCLQEDQLFPVGVCLSARVPARALHVLEAHEEGINAVRFSFGSDLLATGGTDRVIKVWEVRAGSLTHRTTLDGSTEGITCVEFDPTGWKILAASYDRSALLWQLDASVPKVTLTGHSRKVTAARFTCVPHQVVTGSQDRTVRLWDLHRAACVQQVEAGSYCTDLVCSESSIISGHFDSKIRVWDPRAVSCVQELPAQGRVTSLDLSSDRRQLLSCCRDDCLQLVDLRRWSNERVCFRAEGFKCGSDSTKAVISPDSCYLAAGSADGAVYIWNVSTGSLETRLPDRHSAPISAVSWSLTGEYVVSVDKSRRAVLWSDI; from the exons ATGGATCCGGGCGGGGCGTCGCAGCGCAGCGGCCGGTCCGCGGAGACCCGCTGGAGGGGTCACATCGTCCGGCAGCTGAAGCACCGAGACCGGAGCCAGAACGCCATGTTCCAAGACCTGATCCGGTTCT ACACTCAGCTGCTGGAGAAAACCAATCTGACCAAAAGACTCCTGAGCAG GCGCCCCTCGGCTGGTGGCGGCGCCTCCCTCTCgtctctgctgcagcagaactgTCAGCTGAAGAAGACGACGGGAGAG ttgGCCTATCAGGtggtggagctgcagcagcagattaGGAGCAAAGAATGTGTCGTGCAGGAGCAACAGGCcag actgcaggaggaggagtctCGGCTGACAGGTGTGTTTGATACTCATCGGGTGCTGCGGGAGCGGGTGGAGCAGGTCGAGGTGGAGAACAGGACGCTAAAGACGGAGTATGATGAACTGCTGGAGCGCCAGAGGTGGGCGGAGTCAAGGCTGAGGGAGGAGAAGGTACAAGAAGAACACCTGCTGGAGGATATGATGTACATGAAGAAGCAGGCCGCCGCCCTCATGAACACTCGCAACGAACGCCGGTCCAG AGCTCGTCAGGCGACGCtgcagaaggagctgcagacggctgccaggtcaaaggtcaccatcGACAG TCCGTCCAGCGCTCCGACCTCCAGGTCCACGTCCCCAAAGGACGGACATCAGGACGAGTCCAGCAGACGGACTCGGGGTCGTCTCTTCAG GTCGGCGTCGTCACCGAGGAACCTGGGCTTCTTCTTCCCTTCTCTTCACCTGTTTGA CAGGAAGAGGCGGGGCCACTCGGTCTGCCTGCAGGAGGATCAGCTGTTTCCTGTCGGGGTCTGTCTGTCAGCCAGAGTTCCTGCCAGAGCGCTCCATGTCCTG GAGGCCCACGAGGAAGGCATCAACGCAGTGCGGTTCAGCTTCGGCTCGGACCTGCTGGCCACCGGAGGGACGGACCGGGTCATCAAGGTGTGGGAGGTCCGAGCAG gcTCGCTGACTCACAGAACCACGCTGGACGGCAGCACTGAAGGCATCACCTGCGTGGAGTTCGACCCCACG GGTTGGAAGATCCTTGCTGCGTCCTATGATAGGTCAGCCCTGCTGTGGCAGCTGGACGCCTCTGTTCCCAAG GTGACTCTGACAGGTCACAGCAGGAAGGTAACAGCGGCCCGGTTCACCTGCGTCCCCCACCAGGTGGTGACAGGAAGTCAGGACCGGACCGTCCGGCTGTGGGACCTTCACCGAGCTGCCT GTGTGCAGCAGGTGGAGGCGGGGTCTTACTGCACCGACCTGGTGTGTTCTGAGAGCAGCATCATCAGCGGACACTTTGACTCCAAGATCCGTGTCTGGGACCCGAG GGCGGTGAGCTGCGTTCAGGAGCTTCCTGCTCAGGGTCGGGTCACCTCGTTGGACCTGAGCTCCGACCGGCGCCAGCTGCTCAGCTGTTGCCGTGACGACTGCCTGCAGCTGGTGGACCTGAGGAGGTGGAGCAACGAGCGCGTGTGCTTCAG GGCCGAAGGCTTCAAGTGTGGCAGCGACAGCACCAAAGCTGTCATCAG CCCCGACAGCTGCTACCTGGCAGCCGGATCAGCTGACGGAGCCGTCTACATCTGGAACGTCTCCACCGGCAGCCTGGAGACCCGCCTAcctgacagacacag CGCGCCCATCAGCGCCGTGTCCTGGTCTCTGACCGGAGAATACGTCGTCAGCGTGGACAAGAGCCGGCGGGCCGTCCTGTGGAGCGACATCTGA